One part of the Marinobacterium rhizophilum genome encodes these proteins:
- a CDS encoding AraC family transcriptional regulator: MDRKITVPAGYVLHLLAQARAQGLDVDALLQQAGIGSRELEQAQAVSAVKFGALYQHLMWSAQDEFFGMLSSGKVPNGTFRLMCHCIIHCRSLERAIWRCGDFLDICRGTLAKPVLVRKGRYAKLSLSPVEHVEPEHFNSLLQEQPAEKVRTSLSMWHHFISWLIGNRLELKAAYFMFDEPEGVEHYRTLFQSEVKFSQHENAIIFPQRFLDYPVVQTEETLRGFLKTAPYQLIVMVDDDQSLKAQVVAMIGKDFSRELPGSEEVARAVNMSVSTLRRRLLDEGTSYQAIKDDCRKAAAMNYMNSPQLAINDVAALMGFDEPSAFFRSFKKWTGMTPGEYRRSDAFRALYEKP; the protein is encoded by the coding sequence ATGGATCGCAAGATCACGGTTCCGGCCGGTTATGTGCTGCACTTGCTGGCGCAGGCGAGGGCGCAGGGGCTGGATGTGGACGCCTTGCTGCAGCAGGCGGGTATTGGTTCCCGGGAACTCGAGCAGGCTCAGGCGGTTTCCGCCGTCAAATTTGGGGCGCTGTATCAGCATCTCATGTGGAGTGCCCAGGACGAGTTTTTTGGCATGCTCAGTTCCGGCAAGGTGCCCAATGGTACCTTTCGGCTGATGTGTCACTGCATTATTCATTGCCGCTCGCTGGAGCGGGCGATCTGGCGCTGCGGTGACTTTCTGGATATTTGTCGAGGCACCCTGGCCAAGCCCGTGCTGGTACGCAAGGGCCGCTATGCCAAGCTGTCGCTGTCACCGGTAGAGCATGTTGAGCCGGAGCACTTTAACAGCCTGCTGCAGGAGCAGCCGGCCGAGAAGGTACGCACCTCGCTGTCGATGTGGCACCACTTTATCAGCTGGCTGATTGGCAACCGGCTGGAGCTCAAGGCTGCCTATTTCATGTTTGATGAACCCGAGGGCGTGGAACACTACCGCACGTTGTTTCAATCCGAGGTGAAGTTTAGTCAGCATGAGAACGCGATTATTTTTCCGCAGCGATTTCTGGATTACCCGGTGGTGCAGACGGAGGAAACCCTGCGCGGCTTTCTGAAAACGGCACCCTACCAGCTGATTGTCATGGTGGATGACGACCAGAGCCTCAAGGCACAGGTGGTGGCTATGATCGGCAAGGATTTCAGCCGTGAATTGCCGGGCTCGGAGGAAGTGGCGCGGGCGGTGAACATGTCGGTATCGACCCTGCGCCGCCGCCTGCTGGACGAAGGGACCTCCTACCAGGCCATCAAGGATGACTGTCGCAAGGCGGCGGCGATGAACTACATGAACTCACCGCAACTGGCCATCAATGATGTGGCGGCCCTGATGGGCTTTGACGAGCCCTCGGCATTCTTTCGCTCTTTCAAAAAATGGACCGGCATGACGCCGGGTGAATATCGCAGGAGTGATGCCTTTCGCGCACTGTACGAGAAACCGTGA
- a CDS encoding alkaline phosphatase family protein, with amino-acid sequence MSNKVILVVLDGLEYNVGRQCMGFLQALCEQGKATLYKVQSELPSMSRPLYETILTGTVPAENGIVHNQVVRRSSQQSIFSLARQQGLTTAAAAYHWISELYNRAPYDAVRDRHTDDPELLIQHGCFYHEDHYPDSHLYLDAEWLRRRYDPDFLFVHPMNIDDAGHRSGYDSSHYRNTARHSDMALSDHLPAWLDAGYQVLVTSDHGMNNDKSHGGILPEEREVPLYVIGQAFSHQSDCTPSQVDICGVVCTLLGIKDHAKTVSDKLLALPSHNAGQY; translated from the coding sequence ATGTCGAATAAAGTCATACTTGTAGTACTGGATGGCCTGGAATATAACGTCGGGCGACAGTGTATGGGTTTTTTGCAGGCGCTCTGTGAGCAGGGCAAGGCGACCCTGTATAAAGTGCAGTCGGAATTACCGTCCATGTCTCGTCCGCTGTACGAGACTATCCTCACGGGCACCGTGCCTGCAGAAAACGGTATTGTGCATAACCAGGTTGTGCGTCGTTCCAGTCAGCAGAGTATTTTCAGCCTGGCGCGTCAGCAGGGTCTTACAACGGCGGCAGCGGCGTACCACTGGATCAGTGAGCTATACAACCGTGCACCCTATGATGCTGTGCGTGATCGTCATACCGATGATCCCGAGCTGCTGATTCAGCATGGCTGCTTTTACCACGAAGATCATTATCCAGACAGTCACCTGTATCTGGATGCCGAATGGTTAAGGCGCCGCTACGACCCAGACTTCCTGTTCGTACACCCGATGAATATCGACGATGCCGGTCACCGCTCAGGGTATGACAGCTCGCACTACCGCAATACCGCCCGCCACTCGGATATGGCGCTGTCGGATCACCTGCCTGCCTGGCTGGATGCCGGTTACCAGGTGCTGGTGACGTCTGATCACGGCATGAACAACGACAAGAGTCACGGTGGCATTTTGCCCGAAGAGCGTGAAGTGCCGTTGTACGTGATCGGGCAGGCTTTTTCCCACCAGTCAGACTGCACGCCCAGCCAGGTCGATATCTGCGGTGTCGTTTGTACGTTACTGGGTATCAAGGATCACGCTAAAACTGTCAGCGACAAACTGCTGGCGTTGCCCTCACACAATGCAGGGCAGTACTGA
- a CDS encoding UTRA domain-containing protein codes for MGSQERLPSERELAGLFATTRVTVRQALGQLEAEGKIFRSNRRGWYVTPERLQYDPSQDIGFYNLVHQQGYTPSTETLGKQLTETPLWLAQLSGLVQGAPIYHIVRRRSIDNRCVLVEHNYINPDRCPGLLSQDTDHSIWQLLQSKYALSPHKRQIEIYPQALTGLEADALHVNQGSAGLFMQRLSYDDNDDFLELDFEYWLHDALKVAVQVGN; via the coding sequence ATGGGCAGCCAGGAGCGGTTGCCATCGGAGCGCGAGCTGGCTGGTCTTTTCGCAACCACTCGGGTAACAGTGCGCCAGGCTTTGGGGCAGCTGGAGGCGGAAGGCAAGATCTTTCGCTCCAATCGTCGAGGCTGGTACGTGACGCCAGAACGTCTGCAATACGATCCCAGCCAGGATATCGGCTTTTACAATCTGGTGCACCAGCAAGGCTATACGCCATCGACCGAAACCCTTGGCAAGCAACTGACAGAAACGCCGCTGTGGCTGGCTCAGCTGAGCGGTTTGGTGCAGGGTGCGCCCATTTATCATATCGTTCGACGCCGCAGTATTGATAATCGCTGTGTCCTGGTTGAACACAACTATATCAATCCTGATCGTTGTCCGGGTTTACTGAGCCAGGATACGGACCACTCCATCTGGCAATTGCTGCAGTCGAAATATGCGCTGTCTCCCCATAAGCGCCAGATCGAAATTTATCCACAGGCCTTGACTGGCCTGGAGGCTGATGCGCTGCATGTGAACCAGGGCAGTGCCGGGCTTTTTATGCAGCGCCTTAGTTATGATGATAACGACGACTTTCTGGAGCTGGACTTCGAATACTGGCTGCACGATGCGTTAAAGGTGGCTGTTCAGGTTGGCAATTGA
- a CDS encoding phytanoyl-CoA dioxygenase family protein, whose product MTSATAQHCPITRQISELFRANGSQTYGEDITQTEHAVQCAELAVRAGETSAMVTAALLHDIGHLMAATDLAFGNYKHDSIGAEYLQNYFPAEVTEPIRLHAQAKRYLCSTEDGYLAGLSAASLDSLQNQGGLMSEAEQAAYLQEPYALQAIKLRRWDDEGKVLELSSRPFDHYLAHMDAVAFDSSKAIEQQKDLFAKRGYIALQQALDHDDMTLLEQVNQDLNLRSEQILQQVADNDETLSDFYRRNPSELIVVPEIDDAQKVCRYEYLYGCSQPVSAVIVPKLQQFIEQLTGQKFLLFKDKCNAKNPGGGAFEPHQDVIAYDQFKPRYHVTAAIFLDDSTIENGCLHFPDNYLQDLCDLNTERTETPVGSRPVLQSYEGGSKHGNIRQEILDQISWSPVTARKGDVVLFDSYVPHYSRKNESQKPRRAMFFTFNASCDGDYYQAYYDMKHSQFDNPKFHVATPTAHSQREM is encoded by the coding sequence ATGACTTCGGCAACAGCGCAGCACTGCCCTATTACCCGCCAGATCAGCGAGCTGTTCAGGGCCAACGGCAGCCAGACCTACGGGGAAGATATCACTCAGACCGAGCATGCCGTGCAATGCGCAGAGCTGGCCGTGCGCGCAGGAGAAACGTCTGCCATGGTCACCGCGGCCCTGTTACACGATATCGGTCACCTGATGGCGGCCACTGACCTCGCTTTTGGCAATTACAAGCACGATAGCATCGGTGCCGAGTACCTCCAAAACTACTTCCCGGCCGAGGTAACTGAACCCATTCGCCTGCATGCACAGGCCAAACGCTACCTGTGCAGCACCGAAGACGGCTACCTGGCGGGCCTGTCCGCGGCCTCGCTGGATTCCCTGCAAAACCAGGGCGGCCTGATGAGCGAGGCCGAACAGGCGGCATACCTGCAAGAGCCCTATGCCCTGCAAGCCATTAAACTTCGCCGCTGGGATGATGAAGGTAAGGTGCTTGAGCTCAGCAGCCGTCCTTTCGATCACTACCTCGCGCACATGGACGCTGTTGCGTTCGACAGCAGCAAAGCCATCGAACAGCAGAAAGACCTTTTTGCCAAACGCGGCTACATCGCCCTGCAACAGGCCCTCGATCATGACGACATGACGCTACTGGAACAGGTGAACCAGGATCTGAACCTGCGCTCGGAACAAATTCTGCAACAGGTTGCGGACAACGATGAAACACTGAGCGATTTCTACCGCCGCAACCCGAGTGAGCTTATCGTTGTTCCAGAAATAGACGACGCACAGAAAGTTTGCCGCTATGAGTACCTGTACGGCTGCAGCCAGCCCGTGAGTGCGGTTATCGTACCCAAGCTGCAGCAGTTTATTGAACAGCTGACAGGGCAGAAATTCCTGCTGTTCAAAGACAAGTGCAATGCAAAAAATCCGGGGGGTGGCGCCTTCGAGCCACACCAGGACGTGATTGCCTACGACCAGTTCAAACCCCGCTACCATGTGACGGCGGCAATCTTTCTGGACGACTCAACCATTGAAAACGGCTGCCTGCACTTCCCGGACAACTACCTGCAAGACCTCTGCGACCTGAACACGGAGCGCACAGAGACACCCGTCGGTAGCCGGCCCGTGCTGCAAAGTTACGAAGGCGGCAGCAAGCATGGCAATATCCGACAGGAAATTCTTGATCAGATCAGCTGGTCACCCGTGACGGCGCGCAAAGGCGATGTGGTGCTGTTTGACTCCTACGTGCCGCACTACTCCCGCAAGAACGAGTCACAAAAACCACGCCGGGCGATGTTCTTCACCTTTAACGCAAGCTGCGACGGGGATTATTACCAGGCCTACTACGATATGAAACACAGCCAGTTTGATAACCCCAAGTTCCATGTAGCCACACCCACGGCGCACAGCCAGCGAGAAATGTAA
- a CDS encoding ABC transporter permease, with amino-acid sequence MTDFLANTWLLWILLSVAAVLFWRSRSSQYFQYVFNRYLLALLTLLIVSGIVFSLMEVLPGDCAEKYIAYKNTQGETITQADIDAERARMGLDRSLAVRWGSWVTDLTLRGDLGFSCAKRQSVNLALGERFWMSLGFCLAGLLFAYLIAVPFGILSAYMINKPWVDTNPQHSPRERAFNTLGLVVNKVLDLVLRVVSYLGLALPNFLLALTIILLYVFAGEPMPTGLYSEQWRTVPWFSDEGFSFGKLNDFLGHIWLPIFVIGWSATALQLQTVRALVVDESNKLYVDAARARGVQGVALWAGYPVRHSISPLFNSVGFDFQRIFNDLPIVAMVIGLTDAAALLIEALSMTNDQELAAAILFLVALVVISMNFVTDIVLAAIDPRVRKSVLGS; translated from the coding sequence ATGACCGATTTCCTTGCCAATACCTGGCTGTTATGGATTCTGCTGAGCGTTGCGGCAGTGCTGTTTTGGCGCAGCCGTAGCAGCCAGTATTTTCAGTATGTGTTCAACCGTTACTTGCTTGCCCTGCTGACGTTGCTGATCGTGAGCGGCATTGTCTTTTCGTTGATGGAAGTGCTGCCGGGCGACTGTGCAGAAAAATACATCGCCTATAAAAATACCCAGGGTGAAACCATTACCCAGGCAGATATCGATGCTGAACGCGCCCGCATGGGGCTGGATCGCTCTCTGGCGGTACGCTGGGGTAGCTGGGTAACGGATCTGACGCTGCGTGGTGATTTGGGCTTTAGCTGCGCCAAGCGCCAGTCAGTGAATCTGGCGCTGGGTGAGCGTTTCTGGATGAGTTTGGGGTTCTGTCTTGCCGGTTTGCTGTTTGCCTACCTGATTGCCGTACCTTTTGGCATCCTGTCGGCCTACATGATCAACAAGCCCTGGGTGGATACAAACCCGCAGCACAGCCCTCGTGAGCGTGCTTTCAACACCCTGGGCCTGGTCGTTAATAAAGTGCTGGACCTGGTGTTGCGCGTTGTCAGTTACCTGGGCCTGGCGCTGCCCAACTTCCTGCTGGCCCTGACCATTATCCTGTTGTACGTCTTTGCCGGTGAGCCGATGCCAACCGGGCTGTATTCAGAGCAGTGGCGCACTGTGCCCTGGTTCTCCGATGAGGGTTTCTCGTTCGGCAAGCTGAACGATTTTCTCGGCCATATCTGGCTACCGATTTTTGTCATTGGCTGGTCTGCCACGGCGCTGCAGCTGCAAACCGTACGGGCACTGGTTGTGGATGAGTCCAACAAGCTTTACGTCGATGCCGCCAGGGCACGGGGGGTGCAGGGCGTGGCGCTCTGGGCCGGTTATCCGGTACGGCATTCAATCAGTCCCCTGTTTAACAGTGTAGGTTTTGATTTTCAGCGTATTTTCAACGACCTGCCGATTGTTGCCATGGTAATAGGCCTGACCGACGCCGCGGCTCTGCTGATTGAAGCACTGTCCATGACCAATGATCAGGAACTGGCTGCCGCCATTCTGTTCCTGGTTGCACTGGTGGTTATCAGCATGAACTTTGTAACCGACATAGTACTGGCGGCCATCGATCCGCGGGTGCGTAAAAGTGTACTGGGGAGTTAA
- a CDS encoding ABC transporter substrate-binding protein → MSKFLIAGAAALMTGNVLAACPSVVGHDAGGKYPHLFEKVEFETQHGCQLDFSENPQIKALNSRIAGNPELKPLAQRLPQEPLVIAPYQTIGQYGGVLNGISKATESGTSDLLSVRHVNLVRYSDDLATVVPNVAKAWQWNDDFTVLKVELRKGHKWSDGAAFTAEDIAFWYNHMVIDSNIIEEPKSRFLSAGKPIKVEALDATTVQFTMNEPSPGFLDNFALDYAQPFQPRHLLEQFHPEFSKDADEKARALGFDNGYAVINFYYGQSDWKDIPTPLLKDKAASDRLLEGGFTAIAPTLESHLVVEESLEGRRLVANPYFFQVDTAGNQLPYINEIAEVFIGDEDIQTAKLIAGEVDYKAQAVNLPQAPVLLENKDKGNYEIALRPTIAQTSFAFNLTDKDEEKRAVFNDVNFRRAMSVAINRDQINEIAYFGLGKPMQYTAFDADTSPFVTEELQQSWTQFDQNKARQLLDEAGVVDKNGDGLRDLPSGKKFELNIQYATQGTPTEVVEIVANNWSEVGVKSTIKEVTSDEYRNSQTANDLSVLSWVMGRPLAMIAGNTETLVPPYGNFFDLRTGMLWAQHRETNGAEGVAPPASVEEMKQLTDRFVTLKAGSDESNALGLEIAKRVVDDLYIIGTVKAVTPVYRSRALGNFELPRTSSYEFYRMYPYLPSQWFLGNEDMAKN, encoded by the coding sequence ATGTCTAAATTTCTGATCGCCGGTGCAGCTGCATTGATGACAGGTAACGTCCTGGCGGCCTGCCCGAGCGTTGTCGGCCACGATGCTGGTGGGAAATATCCACACCTGTTCGAAAAAGTCGAGTTTGAAACCCAGCATGGCTGCCAGCTGGATTTCAGCGAAAACCCGCAGATAAAGGCGCTGAACAGCCGTATTGCCGGTAACCCGGAATTAAAACCCTTGGCCCAGCGCCTGCCGCAGGAGCCGCTGGTGATTGCGCCTTACCAGACGATTGGTCAGTACGGTGGTGTGCTGAACGGTATTTCCAAGGCGACAGAGTCGGGCACCTCGGACCTTCTGTCTGTGCGTCACGTGAACCTGGTGCGTTACAGCGATGACCTGGCGACGGTGGTGCCAAATGTCGCCAAGGCCTGGCAGTGGAATGATGACTTTACGGTCCTGAAGGTTGAACTGCGCAAAGGCCACAAGTGGTCCGACGGCGCGGCCTTTACTGCCGAGGATATTGCGTTCTGGTACAACCACATGGTTATCGACAGCAATATCATCGAAGAGCCCAAATCACGCTTCCTGTCTGCCGGCAAACCCATCAAGGTAGAAGCGCTGGACGCCACTACGGTTCAGTTCACCATGAACGAGCCGTCACCGGGCTTCCTCGACAACTTTGCCCTGGACTATGCTCAGCCGTTCCAGCCCAGGCACTTGCTGGAGCAGTTCCATCCTGAATTCAGCAAGGATGCGGACGAGAAGGCCAGGGCACTGGGTTTTGACAACGGCTATGCCGTGATCAACTTCTACTACGGCCAGTCTGACTGGAAAGACATTCCCACACCGCTACTGAAGGACAAGGCGGCATCGGATCGTCTGCTTGAAGGCGGTTTCACTGCCATTGCACCCACGCTGGAGTCCCACCTGGTTGTTGAAGAGTCACTGGAAGGTCGCCGCCTGGTTGCCAATCCCTATTTCTTCCAGGTTGATACTGCCGGTAACCAGTTGCCCTACATTAACGAAATTGCCGAGGTGTTCATCGGTGATGAAGACATCCAGACAGCCAAGCTGATTGCCGGCGAAGTGGATTACAAGGCCCAGGCGGTTAACCTGCCGCAAGCGCCCGTACTGCTGGAAAACAAGGACAAGGGGAACTACGAGATTGCGCTGCGTCCCACCATCGCGCAGACCTCTTTTGCCTTTAACCTGACCGACAAGGACGAAGAGAAGCGTGCGGTATTCAATGACGTAAACTTCCGTCGTGCCATGTCGGTTGCCATTAACCGTGACCAGATTAACGAAATCGCCTATTTCGGTCTGGGCAAGCCGATGCAGTACACCGCCTTTGATGCCGATACATCACCCTTTGTCACCGAAGAGCTGCAGCAAAGCTGGACACAGTTCGATCAGAACAAAGCCAGGCAGTTGCTGGATGAAGCCGGTGTGGTCGATAAAAACGGTGATGGCCTGCGTGACCTGCCTTCCGGTAAAAAGTTTGAGCTGAACATCCAGTACGCCACTCAGGGCACACCCACCGAAGTGGTTGAAATTGTTGCCAATAACTGGAGTGAAGTCGGTGTTAAAAGCACCATCAAGGAAGTGACGTCGGATGAGTATCGCAACTCCCAGACAGCCAATGACCTGAGCGTACTCAGCTGGGTAATGGGCCGTCCATTGGCGATGATTGCCGGCAATACAGAAACGCTGGTGCCCCCTTACGGCAACTTCTTCGATCTGCGTACCGGCATGCTGTGGGCGCAGCACCGTGAAACCAACGGTGCCGAGGGTGTCGCTCCGCCAGCCTCCGTGGAGGAAATGAAACAGCTGACAGACCGTTTCGTGACCTTGAAAGCCGGTTCCGATGAATCCAACGCGCTGGGTCTGGAGATTGCGAAGCGCGTCGTTGATGATCTGTACATCATCGGCACCGTCAAGGCGGTGACTCCGGTCTACCGCAGCCGTGCGCTGGGCAACTTCGAACTGCCCAGGACATCTTCATACGAGTTCTACCGCATGTACCCGTACCTCCCGTCCCAGTGGTTCCTGGGCAACGAGGACATGGCGAAGAACTAA
- the bfr gene encoding bacterioferritin: MKGNAKIIEGLNRLLASELTAMDQYFIHSRMYHDWGLGKLHERIDHEFDDEKGHAAALIERILFLEGTPDMSTRDGLRVGKDVPEMLENDLKVEYEVGQLLKDTIALCEQQQDYQTREILEQLLADTEEDHALWLEQQLRLIGLLGLQNYLQSQM; the protein is encoded by the coding sequence ATGAAAGGTAACGCCAAGATTATAGAGGGCCTGAATCGCCTGCTGGCCAGTGAGCTGACAGCGATGGATCAGTACTTTATTCATTCGCGCATGTATCACGATTGGGGCCTGGGCAAGCTGCATGAGCGTATCGATCACGAATTCGATGATGAAAAGGGCCACGCGGCGGCCCTGATCGAGCGTATCCTGTTTCTTGAAGGCACGCCGGACATGTCCACGCGCGACGGGTTGCGCGTCGGCAAGGATGTCCCCGAGATGCTGGAAAACGATCTCAAGGTCGAATACGAGGTCGGTCAGTTGCTAAAGGACACCATCGCGCTCTGCGAGCAGCAGCAGGACTACCAGACGCGGGAGATCCTGGAACAGTTGCTGGCGGATACCGAAGAGGACCATGCGCTCTGGCTCGAGCAGCAGCTGCGACTGATCGGCTTGCTGGGCTTGCAGAACTATCTGCAGTCCCAGATGTAA
- the bfr gene encoding bacterioferritin, protein MKGEQKVITYLNQVLTMELTSINQYFLHARICKNWGFGALNDVQYRKSILDMKQADKLIERVLFLEGLPNLQKLASLRIGENVEEILGCDLALETEQLELLRQAIACCEQQADYVSRELLEAILGQEEEHLDWIETQQTLISQTGLQNYLQSML, encoded by the coding sequence ATGAAAGGCGAACAAAAGGTTATTACGTACCTCAACCAGGTACTGACGATGGAGCTCACATCCATCAACCAGTATTTTCTGCATGCGCGAATCTGCAAAAACTGGGGTTTTGGCGCGCTTAACGATGTTCAGTACCGCAAGTCGATCCTGGACATGAAACAGGCCGACAAGCTGATCGAGCGGGTGCTCTTCCTGGAGGGGCTGCCCAATCTGCAGAAGCTGGCATCGTTGCGCATTGGTGAGAACGTCGAAGAAATTCTGGGATGCGACCTGGCGCTGGAGACCGAGCAGCTGGAACTGTTGCGCCAGGCGATTGCCTGCTGCGAACAGCAGGCCGACTACGTCAGCCGGGAGTTGCTGGAGGCTATCCTCGGTCAGGAAGAAGAACACCTGGACTGGATCGAGACTCAGCAAACGCTGATCAGCCAGACCGGCCTTCAGAATTACCTGCAATCCATGCTGTAA
- a CDS encoding YbaY family lipoprotein, with product MRGEKMLRGLGLVMLSWLLLGCDQWVRSADAPQIRGEVTYRERMALPPGSHVRVWLEDVSRADAPAVQLAEQRIEAATAVPVPFALNYDPAVLKPRHRYALRAEIQSADGRLLWVTTGFHGILAANQPKQGLTLVLQSVSAAEAEAAQASAVVEAARTYVYECGAVEAVVHTEPGKLTLLALGAQSVLEQVPSASGVRYEGDGQLFWSQGEQALLEIDGRRFEDCQANASRAPWADAAYRGVDFRALGNEPGWLLEVDDGKDIRLVTDYGERSVHVPAPMPRFEGGIVRYAVKTRAHEVRLAIEPKTCQDSMSGEVFEARVRVQLDGSDYQGCGRYLSTTR from the coding sequence TTGCGAGGGGAAAAGATGCTGCGTGGCCTGGGGCTGGTGATGCTGTCCTGGCTGTTGCTGGGCTGTGATCAGTGGGTGCGTTCCGCTGATGCGCCGCAAATCCGCGGTGAGGTGACCTACAGGGAGCGCATGGCGCTGCCGCCGGGCAGCCATGTGCGTGTCTGGCTGGAAGATGTGAGCCGGGCGGATGCACCGGCCGTGCAGTTGGCCGAGCAGCGCATCGAAGCCGCCACGGCTGTGCCGGTCCCCTTTGCGCTGAACTATGATCCGGCTGTGCTCAAGCCCCGGCATCGCTATGCGCTGCGGGCGGAGATCCAGTCCGCGGACGGCCGTCTGCTCTGGGTGACGACGGGCTTTCACGGCATTCTGGCGGCTAACCAGCCGAAGCAGGGGCTGACACTGGTGCTGCAGTCTGTATCGGCTGCCGAGGCTGAAGCTGCACAGGCGTCTGCTGTGGTTGAAGCGGCGCGCACCTATGTCTACGAGTGTGGTGCCGTTGAAGCCGTGGTGCATACCGAGCCTGGCAAGCTGACATTACTGGCGCTGGGGGCGCAAAGCGTGCTCGAACAGGTCCCCAGTGCCTCTGGCGTGCGTTACGAGGGTGACGGGCAGTTGTTCTGGAGCCAGGGTGAACAGGCGCTGCTGGAGATCGATGGGCGGCGTTTCGAGGACTGCCAGGCCAATGCATCCAGGGCGCCCTGGGCGGACGCGGCCTACCGCGGTGTTGATTTCCGGGCGCTGGGCAATGAGCCTGGCTGGTTGCTGGAAGTGGACGACGGCAAGGATATCCGCCTGGTGACCGACTACGGCGAGCGCAGCGTCCATGTGCCGGCACCCATGCCGCGCTTCGAGGGCGGTATCGTGCGCTACGCGGTGAAGACCAGGGCACATGAAGTGCGGCTGGCCATCGAGCCCAAAACCTGCCAGGACAGCATGAGTGGCGAAGTCTTCGAGGCACGGGTGCGGGTGCAGCTCGATGGCAGCGATTACCAGGGCTGCGGACGCTATCTGTCCACAACGCGCTAG
- a CDS encoding HAD family hydrolase, whose protein sequence is MALAIFDLDETLVACDSCSEFSKFMVAQGLAGPAFDVRHRQMMALYGSQQLVLSDYIRFFLAPLSALSCSDIQDLLPGFVEQYIVPKIYPQALQTLGEMRAQGHRVLIVSATAEFIVRAIATKLGVEDVLAIELAVEKNHYSGEIKGVPTFREGKVIRLQRWLSEQNETMDGAYFYSDSINDLPLLEQVDYPVVANADLQLQRIAEKRQWPAVNWAGTYPENEQAFCVTPLESQETTHV, encoded by the coding sequence ATGGCACTGGCGATTTTCGATCTGGATGAAACTCTGGTGGCGTGCGACAGCTGCTCTGAATTCAGCAAGTTTATGGTGGCTCAAGGGCTGGCAGGCCCGGCATTTGATGTACGGCATCGGCAGATGATGGCGCTCTATGGTTCGCAGCAGCTGGTATTGAGTGACTATATCCGCTTCTTTCTGGCGCCGCTTTCGGCGTTGAGCTGCAGTGATATCCAGGATTTGTTACCCGGGTTTGTCGAGCAGTACATCGTTCCAAAAATCTATCCGCAGGCGTTACAGACACTGGGCGAGATGAGGGCCCAGGGGCACCGTGTGCTGATAGTGTCGGCGACTGCCGAGTTTATTGTGCGTGCTATTGCCACAAAACTGGGGGTTGAGGATGTACTGGCAATTGAACTGGCGGTAGAGAAAAACCACTACAGCGGCGAAATAAAAGGTGTGCCGACCTTCCGTGAAGGCAAGGTCATTCGGCTGCAGCGGTGGCTGAGCGAACAGAATGAAACCATGGACGGGGCCTATTTCTACAGCGACTCCATTAACGATCTGCCGCTACTTGAGCAGGTCGACTACCCGGTGGTGGCGAACGCAGATTTACAGCTGCAGCGCATCGCCGAAAAACGCCAGTGGCCTGCGGTGAATTGGGCCGGGACCTATCCAGAAAACGAACAAGCATTTTGCGTTACACCTCTAGAATCTCAGGAGACAACCCATGTCTAA